The following coding sequences lie in one Streptosporangiales bacterium genomic window:
- a CDS encoding PhnD/SsuA/transferrin family substrate-binding protein, translating into MNKLTRTMGCAVAVGALVLSGAACQKPKQAASADGPCAGQTLRISQATDGSMLYIADEIAAAKGMFAKQGLTIDRIALGGGSEAIQALVGGSADVTLSTHPTVLSTREKGGPVLTFATVMDSLLYGLTMKSDIAPDEESEEAVVEALRGKKVGITSAGSSTDRIMRYLFLQHGLDPDKDVEIVATGGSSEMVASFARGSIDAYVISPPASIIGAEKGDGKVALDLSEGTVPAFDDILWLTALTSKEALEKKKDALVCYSRALNKAVELIHSDPEQAKKVVRKKYKQLSDEQFEEAFEQVVSATPKSVAVDAEDADAAYRFEKKVEPKLKVPSKESYTTTVTDQVMK; encoded by the coding sequence ATGAACAAGCTCACGCGCACTATGGGGTGCGCAGTCGCAGTCGGGGCGCTGGTGCTGAGTGGCGCAGCCTGTCAGAAGCCGAAGCAGGCCGCGTCCGCCGATGGTCCGTGCGCGGGACAGACGCTGCGGATCAGCCAGGCCACCGACGGCAGCATGCTCTACATCGCGGACGAGATCGCGGCCGCGAAGGGGATGTTCGCCAAGCAGGGCCTGACCATCGACCGGATCGCGCTCGGCGGTGGCTCGGAGGCGATCCAGGCGCTCGTCGGCGGCAGCGCCGACGTGACGCTGTCGACGCATCCGACGGTGCTGTCCACCCGGGAGAAGGGCGGCCCGGTGCTGACCTTCGCCACCGTCATGGACAGCCTGCTCTACGGCCTGACGATGAAGTCCGACATCGCCCCGGACGAGGAGAGCGAGGAGGCGGTCGTCGAGGCGCTGCGCGGCAAGAAGGTCGGCATCACGTCGGCGGGCAGCTCGACCGACAGGATCATGCGCTACCTGTTCCTGCAGCACGGGCTCGACCCGGACAAGGACGTCGAGATCGTGGCGACCGGCGGATCGTCGGAGATGGTCGCGTCGTTCGCCAGGGGCAGCATCGACGCCTACGTCATCTCGCCGCCGGCGTCGATCATCGGTGCGGAGAAGGGGGACGGCAAGGTCGCCCTGGACCTGTCCGAAGGCACGGTACCTGCGTTCGACGACATCCTGTGGCTCACCGCGCTCACGTCGAAGGAAGCGCTCGAGAAGAAGAAGGACGCGTTGGTGTGCTACTCGCGTGCGCTGAACAAGGCCGTGGAGCTCATCCACAGTGACCCGGAGCAGGCGAAGAAGGTCGTCAGGAAGAAGTACAAGCAGCTCTCCGACGAGCAGTTCGAGGAGGCGTTCGAGCAGGTGGTGTCCGCGACACCGAAGTCGGTCGCCGTCGACGCCGAGGACGCGGACGCGGCGTACCGGTTCGAGAAGAAGGTCGAGCCGAAGCTGAAGGTCCCTTCGAAGGAGTCGTACACGACCACGGTCACCGACCAGGTGATGAAGTGA
- a CDS encoding TetR family transcriptional regulator: MARARAEPPRKRRPRKSLSAEQVVDAAITLIQRDGIDALSMPRLAAELDCGVMTLYGYVQNREDLLSQVTSRVISDLPVDRSGHPSWDEALRRYCVALRQRMLEYPTLVQLLIKRRLWSPDMADMVEWLLTRLTSGGWSTEGAVRAYRAAQIYTLGFAEYEVERTRTHPYAEHETWWRHTLADLPPEQYPQLHAAAEYLPQGALESQYSWGLDQLIDGLGRERRRNTKGTKGSR, from the coding sequence ATGGCACGAGCTCGCGCGGAGCCGCCGCGGAAGCGCAGGCCGAGGAAGTCGCTCTCGGCCGAGCAGGTGGTCGACGCCGCCATCACGTTGATCCAACGCGACGGCATCGACGCGCTGAGCATGCCGCGGCTGGCCGCCGAGCTCGACTGCGGCGTGATGACGTTGTACGGCTACGTCCAGAACCGCGAGGACCTGCTCTCGCAGGTCACGTCCCGGGTGATCAGCGACCTGCCGGTGGACCGTTCCGGTCACCCGTCGTGGGACGAGGCGCTGCGCCGGTACTGCGTGGCGCTGCGGCAGCGCATGCTCGAGTACCCGACGCTCGTGCAGCTGCTGATCAAGCGGCGGCTGTGGAGCCCGGACATGGCCGACATGGTCGAGTGGCTGCTCACCAGGCTGACGTCAGGCGGCTGGAGCACGGAGGGTGCAGTGCGCGCGTACCGTGCGGCGCAGATCTACACCCTCGGCTTCGCCGAGTACGAGGTCGAACGCACCAGGACCCACCCGTACGCCGAGCACGAGACCTGGTGGCGGCACACCCTGGCGGACCTGCCGCCGGAACAGTACCCGCAGCTGCACGCCGCGGCGGAGTACCTGCCGCAGGGCGCGCTGGAGTCGCAGTACTCCTGGGGCCTCGACCAGCTGATCGACGGTCTCGGCCGGGAACGCCGCCGCAACACGAAGGGCACCAAGGGATCCCGCTGA
- a CDS encoding VOC family protein translates to MITAVHSLVYADDPEAARAFFRDVLGWPHVDAGDGWLIFRTGPFELGVHPTSTTVGPAEQHHQVSLMCDDIEVTVAELTAKGAVFDGEVRDEGYGLVIMLAVPGAGQLLLYQPKHPPAYDL, encoded by the coding sequence ATGATTACCGCTGTGCACTCCCTGGTGTACGCCGACGACCCGGAGGCAGCGCGAGCCTTCTTCCGCGACGTACTCGGCTGGCCGCACGTCGACGCGGGCGACGGCTGGCTGATCTTCCGCACCGGGCCGTTCGAGCTCGGGGTGCACCCGACGTCCACCACGGTCGGGCCGGCCGAGCAACACCACCAGGTGTCGTTGATGTGCGACGACATCGAGGTGACGGTCGCCGAGCTCACCGCGAAGGGTGCGGTCTTCGACGGCGAGGTGCGCGACGAGGGGTACGGCCTGGTCATCATGCTGGCCGTGCCCGGTGCCGGACAGCTGCTGCTCTACCAACCGAAGCACCCGCCCGCGTACGACCTCTGA
- a CDS encoding exonuclease SbcC, which translates to MIELSRSELREVAGYAVACARPALAIFERARPDDRRPRAAIDAAQAFAEGAERTKALRDSAWAAQRAAQETRDAGQAAASDAARAALGAAGAAFLHPLAKATQVRHILGSAAHAARAFELSAGDDPAVGADHIAQSRALAHPVVVDVLRRYPAAPRGGGRVGELIRQLDMSLR; encoded by the coding sequence ATGATCGAACTCAGCCGGTCCGAGCTCCGCGAGGTCGCCGGCTACGCGGTGGCGTGCGCGCGGCCTGCACTGGCGATCTTCGAACGTGCACGCCCGGACGACCGGCGCCCACGAGCCGCGATCGACGCTGCGCAGGCGTTCGCGGAGGGAGCCGAGCGGACCAAGGCGCTACGTGACAGCGCGTGGGCGGCACAGCGGGCGGCCCAGGAGACCCGCGATGCAGGACAGGCCGCGGCGAGCGACGCTGCGCGCGCGGCCTTGGGCGCGGCCGGTGCGGCGTTCCTCCACCCGCTGGCGAAAGCCACTCAGGTCAGGCACATCCTCGGGTCGGCCGCGCATGCCGCACGAGCGTTCGAGCTCTCCGCCGGCGACGATCCCGCCGTCGGTGCCGACCACATCGCGCAGTCGCGGGCCCTTGCGCACCCCGTCGTGGTGGACGTCCTGAGGCGCTACCCGGCCGCCCCGCGCGGCGGCGGGCGGGTCGGCGAACTGATCCGCCAGTTGGACATGTCACTGCGGTGA
- a CDS encoding ABC transporter permease subunit: MSVTAMDTTDQEASARRTAAETADAQQLQVRRRKRMGWVWVVRAVLVAVAVAGWELCSGALIDPFWISSPSAVLTKLWTWCIDGSLWTHGSATLQAMALGFVVGGAAGVTVGFVLGRSPFLAEVLNPLVIAANSLPKLALAPLFILWFGIGLESKVALTAVVVFFLVFHNSFSGAKNVDQELLDVVTLMGANRKDRLVKVIVPAAASWVFTGLRLAVPYSLIGAVVSEITASNEGLGYLLKRSANTFDTAGTFAAVVVLMVVAVVINIAVTRAERYSSR; this comes from the coding sequence ATGAGTGTCACCGCCATGGACACCACCGATCAGGAAGCATCCGCGCGGCGCACGGCCGCGGAGACGGCGGACGCACAACAGCTGCAGGTGCGGCGCAGGAAACGCATGGGCTGGGTGTGGGTCGTACGTGCCGTGCTCGTCGCCGTGGCCGTCGCCGGGTGGGAGCTGTGCTCGGGCGCGCTGATCGACCCGTTCTGGATCTCCAGCCCGTCCGCCGTGCTGACCAAGCTCTGGACGTGGTGCATCGACGGGTCGCTGTGGACGCACGGCTCGGCGACGTTGCAGGCGATGGCACTCGGCTTCGTCGTCGGTGGTGCCGCGGGCGTGACGGTCGGCTTCGTCCTCGGTCGGTCGCCGTTCCTCGCCGAGGTGCTCAACCCGCTCGTCATCGCCGCGAACAGCCTGCCGAAGCTCGCGCTTGCGCCGTTGTTCATCCTCTGGTTCGGCATCGGGCTGGAGTCGAAGGTCGCGCTCACCGCGGTCGTGGTCTTCTTCCTGGTGTTCCACAACAGCTTCTCCGGCGCGAAGAACGTCGACCAGGAGCTGTTGGACGTCGTCACCTTGATGGGCGCCAACCGCAAGGACCGGTTGGTGAAGGTCATCGTGCCCGCCGCGGCGAGCTGGGTCTTCACCGGCCTGCGGCTCGCCGTTCCTTACTCCCTCATCGGTGCGGTCGTCAGTGAGATCACCGCGTCGAACGAGGGTCTCGGCTACCTGCTGAAGCGTTCGGCGAACACGTTCGACACCGCGGGCACCTTCGCCGCCGTCGTGGTGCTGATGGTCGTCGCGGTCGTGATCAACATCGCGGTCACCCGTGCAGAGCGTTACTCGAGTCGTTAG
- a CDS encoding acyltransferase family protein produces the protein MATDVRALPHDRPTAVSVPADRSPVRDPFLDNAKFLAIVLVVIGHAIEPLRDVPATKGLYVTIYAFHMPVFILISGYLSRNFTGKPHQGRRLITGIVLPYLIFEFSYEILRDFTSGTEIVISPLDPSFAMWFLIALLFWRLSVPMWNALHPVVAVAVAVAISLAAGLTELPSSFDPSRVLGFLPFYVAGLMMPKRYFDLVRTKLARGLAIPALLFSLAGAYLFAQDGGRVWLYYDKSYEQIGVSALSGLGHRACALALGFVLLTAFLAVVPRRFTWFTGLGAATMYVYLLHRFVVKGAAGFGLYEPAWLHTVAGSALVVALAVGLVFLFSSRPVTQLVQPFAEPRLDWLFRLRSAADRR, from the coding sequence GTGGCCACTGACGTGCGCGCGCTCCCGCACGACAGGCCGACGGCGGTGTCGGTGCCAGCCGACCGCTCGCCCGTCCGCGACCCGTTCCTGGACAACGCGAAGTTCCTCGCGATCGTGCTCGTGGTGATCGGCCACGCGATCGAACCGCTGCGCGACGTGCCGGCGACCAAGGGTCTCTACGTCACCATCTACGCGTTCCACATGCCGGTGTTCATCCTGATCTCCGGTTACCTGTCCCGTAACTTCACCGGCAAGCCGCACCAGGGGCGCCGGTTGATCACCGGCATCGTGCTGCCGTATCTGATCTTCGAGTTCAGCTACGAGATCCTGCGTGACTTCACCAGTGGCACCGAGATCGTGATCAGCCCGCTCGACCCGTCGTTCGCGATGTGGTTCCTGATCGCGTTGCTGTTCTGGCGATTGAGCGTCCCGATGTGGAATGCGTTGCACCCGGTGGTCGCAGTGGCGGTGGCGGTCGCCATCTCGCTGGCTGCCGGCCTCACCGAGCTGCCGTCCTCGTTCGACCCGAGTCGGGTGCTCGGTTTCCTGCCGTTCTACGTCGCCGGCCTGATGATGCCGAAGCGCTACTTCGACCTGGTGCGTACGAAGCTGGCCAGGGGGCTAGCGATCCCGGCGCTGCTCTTCTCGCTCGCCGGTGCGTACCTGTTCGCGCAGGACGGCGGCAGGGTCTGGCTGTACTACGACAAGAGCTACGAGCAGATCGGCGTGTCGGCGTTGTCCGGCCTGGGGCATCGCGCCTGCGCGTTGGCGCTCGGGTTCGTGCTGCTCACTGCGTTCCTCGCCGTCGTGCCACGGCGCTTCACCTGGTTCACCGGTCTCGGTGCGGCGACGATGTACGTGTACCTGCTGCACCGGTTCGTGGTGAAGGGCGCGGCCGGGTTCGGCCTGTACGAACCGGCGTGGCTGCACACGGTGGCCGGCAGTGCTCTGGTCGTCGCGCTCGCGGTGGGCCTGGTGTTCCTGTTCTCCAGTCGGCCGGTCACCCAGCTCGTCCAGCCGTTCGCCGAGCCCAGGCTGGACTGGCTGTTCCGGCTGCGGTCCGCCGCCGACCGACGGTGA
- a CDS encoding ATP-binding cassette domain-containing protein, whose product MDERSTLISLLRVAKRFERDRSMFTAVEDVDLEVARGEFCCVVGPSGCGKSTLLNMSAGLMAPSDGAVHYDGEPVTAPNTKVGYITQKDNVLPWRSVRRNVALPLELRGLDKGEIAERVDAMLDLVGLTSFADAYPRQLSGGMRKRVALARTLVYEPEAILADEPFGALDAQLKTVLQAEMHRIWERTGSTVVFVTHDIGEAIALGDRVVVMSKRPGRIRLIRDIDLPRPRDMFKIRFESRYAELFEELWAALADDVEHELAS is encoded by the coding sequence ATGGACGAGCGATCAACGCTGATCAGCCTTCTGCGGGTGGCCAAGCGGTTCGAGCGCGACCGCTCGATGTTCACCGCGGTCGAGGACGTCGACCTCGAGGTGGCGCGCGGCGAGTTCTGCTGTGTCGTCGGCCCGAGCGGTTGTGGGAAGTCGACGCTGTTGAACATGTCGGCGGGCCTGATGGCGCCGTCCGACGGTGCCGTCCACTACGACGGCGAGCCGGTCACCGCGCCGAACACCAAGGTGGGCTACATCACCCAGAAGGACAACGTGTTGCCGTGGCGTTCGGTGCGGCGCAACGTCGCGCTCCCGCTCGAGCTGCGTGGTCTGGACAAAGGCGAGATCGCCGAGCGGGTGGACGCCATGCTCGACCTGGTCGGGCTCACCAGCTTCGCCGACGCGTATCCCCGGCAGCTGTCCGGTGGCATGCGCAAGCGGGTCGCTCTCGCCAGGACGCTCGTCTACGAGCCCGAGGCGATCCTCGCCGACGAACCGTTCGGCGCGCTCGACGCGCAGCTGAAGACCGTACTCCAGGCCGAGATGCACCGCATCTGGGAGCGTACGGGTTCCACGGTCGTTTTCGTGACGCACGACATCGGCGAGGCGATCGCGCTCGGCGACCGCGTGGTCGTCATGTCGAAGCGTCCAGGGCGGATCCGGCTGATCCGCGACATCGACCTGCCGAGGCCGCGCGACATGTTCAAGATCAGGTTCGAGTCGAGGTACGCGGAGCTGTTCGAGGAACTCTGGGCGGCACTGGCCGACGACGTCGAACACGAGCTCGCTTCATGA
- a CDS encoding cyclase family protein, whose product MLLLDAIENGATVYDLGQPLDANTPCSPNHPGFRMALIRRHGDAVRPSGLSGANELISTGGHVGTHVDALCHVALHGKLHGGVDAHEASVGGRFTVHGIDTVPPILARGVLFDVPRALGMERLDAGYGVTADDLEKAADVELRPGDVALIRTGWPQLWHDAEAFVGRSTGVPGIDTTGADWLLDRGIRAAGGDTIAFEQIHASTGHGQLPVHQRLLFDAGVNIIEVLDLEGIAAADVTEFLFVCSPLKIVGGTGSPARPLAVVGA is encoded by the coding sequence ATGCTGCTGCTAGACGCGATCGAGAACGGCGCCACGGTCTACGACCTGGGCCAGCCGCTCGACGCCAACACACCGTGTTCGCCGAACCATCCGGGTTTCCGGATGGCGCTCATCCGCAGGCACGGTGACGCGGTACGCCCGAGTGGGCTGTCCGGTGCGAACGAGCTGATCTCCACCGGCGGTCACGTCGGCACCCACGTCGACGCGCTGTGCCACGTGGCCTTGCACGGCAAGCTGCACGGCGGCGTCGACGCCCACGAGGCGAGCGTGGGCGGGCGGTTCACCGTACACGGCATCGACACCGTGCCACCGATCCTCGCCCGCGGCGTGCTTTTCGACGTACCGCGCGCTCTTGGGATGGAGCGGCTGGACGCCGGCTACGGCGTCACGGCGGACGACCTGGAGAAGGCGGCCGACGTCGAGCTGCGGCCGGGCGACGTGGCGTTGATCCGCACCGGCTGGCCACAGCTGTGGCACGACGCGGAAGCGTTCGTCGGCCGCAGCACGGGCGTACCCGGCATCGACACCACCGGTGCGGACTGGCTGCTCGACCGCGGGATACGCGCGGCCGGCGGCGACACCATCGCGTTCGAACAGATCCACGCGAGCACCGGACACGGTCAGCTGCCGGTGCACCAACGTCTGCTCTTCGACGCGGGGGTGAACATCATCGAGGTGCTCGACCTTGAGGGCATCGCGGCCGCGGACGTGACGGAGTTCCTGTTCGTCTGTAGCCCGTTGAAGATCGTCGGGGGCACGGGCTCACCGGCGCGTCCGCTCGCGGTGGTGGGCGCATGA
- a CDS encoding GNAT family N-acetyltransferase, protein MQIAVDDLTGTKTAEFLAEHLDEMRAITPPESVHALGLDELRERGVTFWSATDGGTVVGCGALKRLDATHAELKAMRTKQARKRSGVASVLLAHILDEAKQLGFTRLSLETGSTDSFLPARRLYEKFGFEYCDPFAGYRPDPHSVFMTKLL, encoded by the coding sequence GTGCAGATCGCCGTCGACGACCTCACCGGCACGAAGACCGCCGAGTTCCTCGCCGAGCACCTCGACGAGATGCGCGCCATCACACCGCCGGAGAGCGTGCATGCGCTCGGCCTCGACGAACTACGCGAGCGCGGCGTGACATTCTGGTCGGCGACCGACGGCGGCACGGTCGTGGGCTGCGGCGCACTGAAGCGGCTCGACGCGACGCACGCCGAGCTCAAGGCCATGCGGACGAAGCAGGCGCGCAAACGAAGCGGTGTCGCGTCCGTCCTGCTCGCGCACATCCTCGACGAGGCCAAGCAGCTGGGTTTCACCCGGCTGAGCCTGGAGACCGGGTCGACCGACTCCTTCCTGCCCGCCAGGCGGCTGTACGAGAAGTTCGGCTTCGAGTACTGCGACCCCTTCGCCGGCTACCGTCCCGACCCGCACAGCGTCTTCATGACGAAACTCCTGTGA
- a CDS encoding MmgE/PrpD family protein, whose translation MSGTQSTQSSEQAAWVHRAAQTPLPEDVARFVRDSVRDTVGCIVAGAGEAASRSALRLTAGTGDELPARAEDVALLLGTAAHAHDYDDVQLPTLVHPSCVIVPTALAAARATGDGARLAAAIAAGQETSLRVGTALLTADGSNSMLFERGFHPTPVCTTLGAAVTAGVLIDLSADELGHAVGIAASLASGVLEANRTGGTVKPFHAGWAAASGIRAAYAAQCGLTAPPTVFEGRFGMLNAFGAPELAARPLGDPYADGWQVLSVSTKPYPTNAFTHAPIELALQLRDQGARAEELDRLVVGVARQVLPTIAEPRAAKVRPDTPYHARFSGPMTVALALRGGAGLGLALSDFPPDLLADETLLALADRVHVEADDWASGRFPEQLIATGTYTDRSGRQLRASVETVRGAPQRPLSEDELRAKFAANVTGPLTDDAVKQLDDLLAGDVGSAAADVVAAMFVAFGGGR comes from the coding sequence ATGAGCGGAACACAGAGCACGCAGTCGAGCGAGCAGGCGGCATGGGTGCACCGCGCGGCGCAGACGCCACTGCCGGAAGATGTCGCGCGGTTCGTCCGTGACTCGGTGCGCGACACCGTAGGTTGCATCGTCGCCGGCGCGGGCGAGGCGGCCAGTCGCAGTGCGTTGCGGCTCACCGCGGGCACCGGCGACGAGCTGCCGGCGCGCGCGGAAGACGTCGCGCTGTTACTCGGCACTGCAGCGCACGCACACGACTACGATGACGTGCAGCTGCCCACGCTCGTGCACCCCAGCTGCGTCATCGTTCCCACCGCTCTCGCCGCAGCCCGCGCTACCGGCGACGGTGCGCGCCTGGCCGCGGCGATCGCGGCAGGGCAGGAGACCAGCCTGCGCGTCGGCACAGCGTTGCTGACCGCGGACGGCAGCAACTCGATGCTGTTCGAGCGCGGCTTCCACCCGACGCCGGTGTGCACCACGCTCGGCGCCGCGGTGACTGCCGGCGTGCTCATCGACCTCTCCGCCGACGAGCTCGGGCACGCCGTCGGCATTGCCGCGAGCCTCGCCAGCGGGGTGCTCGAGGCGAACCGCACCGGCGGCACCGTCAAGCCGTTCCACGCGGGCTGGGCGGCAGCCTCCGGCATCCGTGCCGCGTACGCCGCGCAGTGCGGGCTCACCGCGCCGCCGACGGTGTTCGAGGGACGGTTCGGGATGCTCAACGCGTTCGGCGCGCCGGAGCTCGCCGCTCGTCCGCTCGGCGACCCGTACGCCGACGGCTGGCAGGTGCTTTCCGTGTCGACGAAGCCGTACCCGACGAACGCGTTCACGCACGCGCCGATCGAGCTCGCGCTGCAGCTGCGCGACCAGGGCGCGCGGGCCGAGGAGCTGGACCGGCTCGTGGTCGGCGTGGCGCGACAGGTGCTGCCGACCATCGCCGAGCCGCGCGCTGCGAAGGTGCGGCCCGATACGCCGTACCACGCGCGCTTCTCCGGGCCGATGACCGTCGCGCTCGCGCTGCGTGGCGGTGCGGGTCTCGGCCTCGCGCTCTCCGACTTCCCACCCGACCTGCTCGCCGACGAGACGCTGCTCGCGCTCGCCGACCGCGTACACGTCGAGGCCGACGACTGGGCGAGCGGCCGGTTCCCCGAGCAGCTCATCGCGACCGGCACGTACACCGACCGCTCCGGCCGGCAGCTGCGTGCCAGCGTCGAGACCGTGCGCGGGGCGCCACAGCGGCCGCTCAGCGAGGACGAGCTGCGGGCGAAGTTCGCGGCCAACGTCACCGGCCCGCTCACCGACGACGCGGTGAAGCAGCTGGACGACCTGCTGGCCGGCGACGTCGGATCCGCGGCGGCCGACGTGGTGGCGGCGATGTTCGTCGCGTTCGGCGGCGGCCGGTAG
- a CDS encoding CoA transferase codes for MLDIATLFAGPLAATLLADQGAEVTKIEHPRGDPARGHGRSKDGVALWNKMLSRGKRCATLYLGDEECRDIFLALVRSADVVIENFRPGTLERWGLGWDVLRGVNPRLVLLRTTGFGQDGPYSSRPGFGTLAESMSGFAHITGEPDGPPTLPPFGLADGIAAITGAYAVMTALWARERTGQGQVIDLALYEPILTVLGSQVIDFDQLGVVQERTGNRSVNNAPRNTYRTRDGRWLAISTSAQNVAERVVRLVGRPELVEQPWFSTGGGRAQHADELDEAVGSWIAARDADDVVAAFTEAQVAVAPIYSAADVVADPHVQHRGSVVRLPDDELGQVSMQGLLFRLSGTPGAIRWTGPPLGAHTDEVLREAGVTGERIAALRERGAI; via the coding sequence GTGCTCGACATCGCCACCTTGTTCGCCGGGCCGCTGGCCGCCACGCTGCTTGCCGACCAGGGCGCCGAGGTGACGAAGATCGAGCATCCGCGCGGCGATCCGGCGCGCGGGCACGGCCGCAGCAAGGACGGCGTCGCGCTGTGGAACAAGATGCTGTCGCGCGGGAAGCGGTGCGCCACCTTGTACCTCGGCGACGAAGAGTGCCGCGACATCTTCCTCGCCCTGGTGCGTAGTGCCGACGTGGTGATCGAGAACTTCCGCCCCGGCACGCTGGAACGCTGGGGCTTGGGCTGGGACGTCCTCCGCGGGGTGAACCCGCGGCTCGTGCTGTTGCGTACGACCGGTTTCGGGCAGGACGGCCCGTACAGCTCACGCCCCGGCTTCGGCACCCTCGCCGAGTCGATGAGCGGGTTCGCACACATCACCGGTGAGCCGGACGGCCCGCCGACGTTGCCGCCGTTCGGCCTGGCGGACGGGATCGCCGCGATCACCGGTGCCTACGCGGTCATGACCGCGCTGTGGGCGCGGGAGCGCACCGGGCAGGGCCAGGTCATCGACCTGGCGCTCTACGAGCCGATCCTCACCGTGCTCGGGTCGCAGGTCATCGACTTCGACCAGCTCGGGGTGGTGCAGGAACGGACAGGGAACCGCAGCGTCAACAACGCGCCGCGCAACACGTACCGCACCCGCGACGGCAGGTGGCTGGCGATCTCTACGAGCGCGCAGAACGTCGCGGAACGCGTGGTGCGGCTGGTCGGTCGCCCGGAGTTGGTGGAACAGCCGTGGTTCTCGACCGGCGGCGGTCGCGCGCAGCACGCCGACGAGCTCGACGAGGCCGTCGGGTCGTGGATCGCCGCGCGCGACGCCGACGACGTGGTTGCAGCGTTCACTGAGGCGCAGGTGGCGGTAGCGCCGATCTACAGTGCGGCGGACGTCGTCGCGGATCCACATGTGCAGCACCGCGGCAGCGTCGTCCGGCTGCCCGACGACGAGCTCGGCCAGGTGTCGATGCAGGGCCTGTTGTTCCGGTTGTCCGGCACCCCTGGCGCGATCCGCTGGACCGGGCCGCCGCTCGGTGCGCACACCGACGAGGTCCTGCGGGAAGCAGGAGTGACGGGGGAGCGCATCGCGGCGCTCCGGGAGCGAGGCGCCATCTGA
- a CDS encoding maleylpyruvate isomerase family mycothiol-dependent enzyme, whose product MNVMALARQERSELADFLDELTPDQWEAKSLCSNWRVRDVVAHVVSYEEHGKGELLRRLARARFRFGELNQVALAEYAQLDTRQLVAFLRSHLDPQGTTAKFGGRIGLVDALVHQQDIRRPLGKPRLIPEERLRYALPFAVTAPPLRGFWNARGVRLVATDLDWSRGKGPEARGTAEAVLMVLAGRAGVAHELTGPGADVLRRRLG is encoded by the coding sequence ATGAATGTGATGGCGCTGGCCCGGCAGGAACGGTCGGAGCTGGCCGACTTCCTGGACGAGCTGACCCCGGACCAGTGGGAGGCCAAGAGCCTGTGTTCGAACTGGCGGGTCCGCGATGTTGTCGCCCATGTCGTCAGCTACGAGGAGCACGGGAAAGGCGAGTTGCTCCGCCGGTTGGCCAGGGCGCGGTTCCGATTCGGGGAGCTCAACCAGGTCGCGTTGGCCGAGTACGCCCAGCTCGATACCCGCCAGCTGGTCGCGTTCCTGCGCTCTCATCTGGACCCGCAGGGCACGACCGCGAAGTTTGGCGGCCGCATCGGCCTCGTCGATGCGCTCGTTCATCAGCAGGACATCCGTCGTCCACTCGGAAAGCCACGTCTCATCCCTGAGGAGCGGCTGCGGTATGCACTCCCGTTCGCCGTCACAGCCCCGCCACTACGCGGTTTCTGGAACGCGCGGGGCGTGCGACTGGTCGCAACCGACCTCGACTGGTCCCGCGGCAAGGGTCCAGAAGCACGAGGTACGGCCGAGGCGGTCTTGATGGTCTTGGCCGGACGCGCCGGAGTAGCGCATGAACTCACCGGGCCGGGCGCAGACGTCCTGCGGCGCAGGCTGGGATGA